Part of the Nicotiana sylvestris chromosome 2, ASM39365v2, whole genome shotgun sequence genome, gggtcagcaaatgcgtctggcaataatttgtaaatgaattaacACTTGAATttcaagtttatattttcttgtacgaggatctatatgtattcataataattcatttcatgtATTACTTTCTCAGCTGCCTATTTTctcccctaatgttgggatcaccaacacatttctcaaccatctttgggaactcatctttgtgcattttggtggcataattaaatcatatagcacatccatatttctatataaaaattatttggttcctgaccttGAACctattgtgatagggagaaatttttataacttggctagatgcgtacaagtgctgctgtatattaaataatacatctcataccaaatttcatttttggtagttttgttctcataaccaataatttagctataattggaggcatacaatttctgctaaaccaacttggatttaaaccagtattattaagataaatcatcataatttatattctggaattgtgctctaataacttgagcaagcaatcttgcaaaaacaaacttcaagttgataacaaatgcacatgtgaccatagaatagatgcatctagtaaaatcatataatagtaaacggtccacatggcaggtgactgagcccatatatatatcactttttattccttccagaaatcaaaggattcaatcccaacctttaagtggtatatcatgagaataagcagcgcaagagaattcttgaagaaacTTTTATTActtcaatatatgccaatgtaattctcaattaatttttcgcatcataattgaaccgagatggtcaactggtcatgccaattaatatttgttttagtaaacctctagtttacttgtagcatatgattccagcatcatgcttatatttttatgtattacaaatagaaagaagatcgggtaaccttttatatttacccgatatgattatagaaatatgaagatattcaatttttctttcatttatagtctcaataggccaaccactttgacttatacatttgaaactcaaaaagtttcttttgagactttacaatatcaatatcatgaataattttattcatccgggtagtaacaaattaattTTTTCGGAgatcttaacaacttttgtactacaaaatcttttatcataccattcatatggtaaatgtctccttcaaggagaaaattatatcataataaattgtcatggtcaaaatcatcataagcaaaatcatttcttgctttaattttgcctttaataactttttataaggcatgacaaaataacttttggcgtatcacatgtacgcgaccaatgacatattcatgtaaccacataataatatttattctctctttatttcactcaaacctcccttagaggtgagttgtgtggtattcatataatcatgaattgcatgtctttattcattgtttttatcacatattgtcacattcaactttaggtttgcattctcaatgcttatcacaagtcacattctcttcaaggaatggaatCAGCGACGTGCTTTgttattttcataccaatttgatggtaaacatTGCCTTTACATTTTGAatgactattttgagaacccttattgttcttctattataatcatagtgatacctattattattttgatatttggaacgacatacgttcattgttcaaccacttgtcttcattgaaatttattatgcactgctatcacattcacttcaagaatggagcaaatcaagtgggacaattttcatgccttttcatgaaaaatatattatttttctttagtcatcattatatcatcaatatggtacattgggactcaaacccaatatcttaccaatataaatgcatgttaggccataataaattgggactaaaacccaactcttatcattatggagcatcaggacttgatcccgatgtcttaccctcaatcaatgacataataggctaaacaatattgagattcattctcaagccttaatttcaatcacatgccaagaaagttatacataactaatttgcaacttagcaaatcaaatttgctttcttaaataagtgtacaaatctcaaatcagcgtaaagctttattaattatttgtagcatctatataaaatacaaccgtttgtagtcagaatatttcttctaaattctattagagtttaaaaggatcataaaatcattatcacaatatttattgagtctctctcaaaactattgttgttttcggggtataccctacctattggatttgatttaacgtcatgactttccttcactcaattcaaccaagcaattagtgaataaatttatcaaaagtataccatataggtaacaacacatatataatactaatacataaattcagcatttatattacctgaaaagtgacattataggtaacaacataccagttgtagcttgtgcatcattcatataaaatacttaaaaatggtaagtcaatagcaagcatcaagtaggtcatggatactcaaaaatacctcttctagtagtcatactaatcattgtttgctttcaaatgatacgaccataaattatgaagtatactttctcaatagctggtttgttttccaaatttcaaagaagtaattaatcaacctagataaagatgtgaagtattttttgttttcttcaagatgatttatgcttttaatcagtgtgaccatttttttattccttttttttgtactatatgcaagtgtaaaaattcaaaaggaaaaaaaatattcatccaagtaaaagaaaatgttaaaagcggcaggacatattgaagatagttaacacacaaatatgcataagacaatttatataaaatatcatTGGTTAtcatgacatgcatcatatcaacaattatctgctactatgattttcacatatagaacttcgaaaattttattccattcattTGATATAAAaaatgtaatattaatatgtgcttatgcaatacaggtgtagtacgaagttgtgtgcatatgagattttagaagaatgacaagtataagataatcataacttcttacatttcattacttatcatatgtagtttctctttacatttaaccatgtgatgatatgtatAGCTTATAATTGTAATCTTTTCGGATGTAGTagatatatatacaattggttagagactcgtgctgataacatgttatgaaataaaagtaatttagtaaaacatgaacaagaaataaagacaatttagtaaaacatgaacaagaaagagatagagagaaaagaagatattttcttcttcaattgtgtgtattttcctatctattacaaggtcTTTATATatgcatgaaaagtgaagaaaatatatcatgaaatatgtcattgaacataaaaaatatgtcattgaatatgtcattaaccatttgagaaaaagatcatggaggaagagtagacatccaccatattttgatttttatcataataaagaaatatttataaattacattacaataaatatttatatgctGGAACTATAAACGACCTACCCGATCATTATTTGAGGGAAAATTCTAGAAACCTCTTTGCAGATTTATTTGTGTTAAACTAACCTCTCTTATGGTTTCACTCTTTACATCCTTAATTTCTTTTCTGCAATTCCATTTCTATCTAATTAAAAAGTTCATTCTCTTGGTCTTTATGAACAAATTCTCAAGAACACAAAAATACTATAGTAAAAGACACTTCACTCACTCAGAAATCTTTATCAAAACCTTTGCAAGTCGATACTAACCAGACATGTCTTAAAAAAAGAACAACGTGTGGCCAATTGTATTATTATTAACTCCCTCTTCTGTCAAGCCAAATTAAGCTACATCTTATTGTTCCGTTGGAAATATCATCCGTGTgactaggggtgttcatggttcggtttggatcggtttttccctaaaaagaaaccaaaccaagtaagtcggttttttaaatattagaaccaaaccaattaagtcggtttttctcGATttggtttatgtcggtttttcggttttttcggttatttgtcggttttttcttaaatataagacatacactaccaaatacATATTCCGACGATCACATTTAcaatgtaacactatcaaatcaattgccctttgaaaaagctattatttaccaaaatatattgataataattgaatcaaatagtgatgaataatttaaggactcaattaaaaatatgttatttttaacacgaaatggattcttacactaaacaaaagaaaactaccaatcaaactagaatgtaaaggtaaagaactatattaaaagtgcaaactattaacatttaccataaattttttgaaactttgaataacaatatacatatatatataggtgtaataataaatttgaaatagctattcctatagtcggtttggttcggtttttttctgattaaaaccaaaaccaaaccaaatttgattggtttttaaaattcaaaaccaaaaccaaaccaaaccaaaaggtatcgatttttttggtcgatttgatttgattttcggtttggttcgatttttcggatttttatgaacacccctacgtGTGACATGTGCATCATTTGAGCCATTCAATATTCTGCTGGAAGTTTTCCATCAAACAACCTTTCTCTTACTTCCTTAGCCTGTAATGTTAACACAAAGATAATTCAGAATGGTCGTAAATTcttgacaaaaaaaaaaatggaaaagggtcatAAATGCCCTTAACCTAATAGAAATGGCTCAAAAATACTCCTCATTCACCTtttggcccaaaaatgccactaaCATTTTCTTTAGTATCAAAAGTGCCCCTTGAACTCTTTGATTGTTCAATATTAAACAACTTTAGCTTTTGTCATTAAAGTGAGTGTCAAGATATGTATTTTAACACCAAAAATTGTAGCTTTTCAGTTGCCAAAATACAGGTAATTAACTTTAAAATAGCAATTTTATAAATGTTACTTAAAATATAGTAGAATTTTAGCCGAAtaaatggaaccaatttttaggtAAAGAAAGCATACAACCATGTCAATTAATACTTACACCAGAAGATCCAGTTTTTTTACACAGCAAAAAATGAAATTGTGATAATAAActtgaaaggaagaaaagaaaaatttaaGTAAGGAActggaagagaaaagaaagagttgAAGAACTctattagaatatgtgggttgagtctaattatttttttaatgttGATCAATCAAAGAGTGCCACGTGAATTTGCAAAAGCCCCACATAGTCAACTGTTTTTGTCTGTTAGTTCAAGGGGCACTTTTGATACCAAAGAAAACGTTAGTGGCATTTTTGAGCCAAAAGGTGGATGAGGGGCATTTTTGAGCCATTTCTGATAGGTTAAGGGCATTTATGACCTTTTTCCGGAAAAAAAGACTACATCTCCAGAACAATATCAAATAATTTGTTTAATCACTAATACCTtttttagccgagggtctatcggaaacagtctccAAGCCCTTCCAGGGTagaggtaaggctgcgtacatcctaccctccccagacctcactcgTTGGATTATattgggtggttgttgttgttggtggtggtggaTAAACATAGATGATAGACAGAACAAACCAAACAAATACTAAcatatttttatgtttttattttttgacaattTTCATATGCGAATTttgtgtcggatcctccaaatttagtgtatttttggaggatctGACACGGGTACGACAACACTTTTGGAGAGTCAGAGCAACATACATCGCCAATGAAACAAAGATGTAATAGCTACCTGTTTTTCCCAATCTGTGAAAGCAGTGATAAATGAAAGCAGAATTGTTTGCACTGTGGATCCTATGAGTAATCCACTCCAAAGGCCTTTCTCTTTCCAATTCAAAGAGAATCCCATCAATAAAGAAGCAGGAATTCCAACCAAGTAATATGATCCTAAATTAACATAGGCTCCTATATGTTGCCATCCACTTCCTGTTGCTACTCCTGATGCAGGGAATCTAAAGCatattaaaacaaaacaaaaaaaaaacccttAATTACTACTACAGTTAGAAATTAAGTTTGATGAAAATAATAACCTGATAATACTATTTGTATGCTATCCAGGACGATGGAAAGGCAGAGAAGAGGAGTCAGTGCTGTGATAAGAGTGATGACTTCTTTTTCATTTGTGAAAGCATATCCCCATACACTACGGCAGCTAAAAAGAATTGCACTTGCTATCAGGAATTCTGAAGTTGCTAGAGTGAAGACTGCAAATATCGAAACTCTAGCTGCTTTTGGATTTCCAGCTCCTAATTCGTTTGAAATCCGAGTGCTACAAAATGGTCATGAGTTAATTTAAGAATGCCATGTTGTACCATACTAATCGTTACACCAAAAAAGTCGTTGTTTGGAAGTATGTTGAAGAGAAAACCTTGCAGCAGCaccaaaagaaaagggaaaatggaAATGTATTTGAGAGGTTGTAAGGCTGcaccaaaaaaaatataaacaataTAAGTTATGAGCTTCTGAATTTTCTAGTTATATGAAAGAGTGAATTGTTACATGATTTGCGTACCAAATAGATAGGACAGAAGTCTCTAGCTGTGGATTTGGCAGCAAACCACAGAGCAATATAATAAGCTCAACTGCCCACCATCTCAAACTACAAAGAAGAGGTAAAAGTACTTAATAAATCAGACCTTAGATGTGATATCAAAAACAGCAGAAAGAGAAGATAAAAGTTATTAACAGTTAAATTACCAAACCATTCCAGCAGATGGAATAGCAAATTGGAAGAATTCTGGCAAAAGAAGGAAAACATCCTTTGAGAAATAGGGACGTGTCTTTTGACATGCTGTCGAATACTTTAAGTAAATCACGTTCAACCAATATGATGAACCAATCGCCATAGCAGCTCCATTGCCCCCTAACTCAAATTTGAATATTAAAGCCCAACTGAGAGGTATGTTAAAGCACAGAGACGCTACTGAGGTCCATACCATTGGAATGAACAAACTCTGAgtctagaagtaacaaacaagTGACTGAAGAATTGCATAGGGAAAGAGAGTTAAGATGAGACAAATCGAGTATTTTCCAGCTTCTATAGAGATTGAAGGGTCTTGTCCAAATCCATAAAAGCAATTTGCCAGTGAACATCCATAGAAGAGACACTGGCACGCACGCGAATAAAAGAAATATAATGGCAGCACAAGTAATAGTGCCAACTTTCTTATACTGTCGTGCTCCATAGGCCTGCCCACGTAAAGTTTCCAATCCAGCTGCCATTCCATACTGCACGCAAGATTCAGATTCAAGTCAATCTCTGAGATTGTCAGAGCTGTAGGAATCTCTTAATGGTATGAGGCTTCTGGGAAAAACCGTGCAAGTTTGATCCAAAACAGACAATATCACACC contains:
- the LOC104234741 gene encoding protein DETOXIFICATION 9-like encodes the protein MVWTSVASLCFNIPLSWALIFKFELGGNGAAMAIGSSYWLNVIYLKYSTACQKTRPYFSKDVFLLLPEFFQFAIPSAGMVCLRWWAVELIILLCGLLPNPQLETSVLSICLTTSQIHFHFPFSFGAAASTRISNELGAGNPKAARVSIFAVFTLATSEFLIASAILFSCRSVWGYAFTNEKEVITLITALTPLLCLSIVLDSIQIVLSGVATGSGWQHIGAYVNLGSYYLVGIPASLLMGFSLNWKEKGLWSGLLIGSTVQTILLSFITAFTDWEKQAKEVRERLFDGKLPAEY